From a single Nostoc edaphicum CCNP1411 genomic region:
- the sufR gene encoding iron-sulfur cluster biosynthesis transcriptional regulator SufR, with product MATTHQSSTKQDILEYLHKHEKATALELAEVLDVTPQAIRRHLKDLETEELVLYSTSVQAAGMGRPQHLYELSRQGRDRLHRTMSDRFGDGHGNFAVSLLDTLAETVGHDQFKSILEKQWQRKAKEYRDRVGNGSLRERVANLVELRKAEGFMAEYHAVDVNDSFECDRFILMEHNCAISNVAESFPSICGHELEMFAAVLPDCTVERTHWIIDGEHRCGYLVQVRH from the coding sequence ATGGCGACTACCCACCAGTCCTCAACCAAGCAAGATATCCTTGAGTATCTGCACAAACACGAAAAAGCAACGGCTTTGGAGCTAGCTGAAGTTTTAGACGTTACCCCCCAAGCTATTCGTCGCCATCTCAAAGATTTGGAGACGGAGGAGCTAGTTTTGTATTCGACATCAGTGCAGGCGGCGGGGATGGGGCGGCCGCAGCATCTTTATGAATTGAGTCGTCAAGGACGCGATCGCTTGCATCGAACAATGAGCGATCGCTTTGGTGATGGCCACGGAAATTTTGCGGTTTCGTTGCTGGACACTTTAGCCGAAACGGTAGGACACGACCAATTTAAATCGATTTTAGAGAAGCAGTGGCAGCGTAAAGCTAAAGAATATCGCGATCGCGTCGGTAATGGTTCACTGCGAGAACGTGTAGCCAACTTAGTAGAGTTAAGAAAAGCGGAAGGCTTCATGGCGGAGTATCATGCTGTTGATGTAAATGACTCCTTTGAGTGCGATCGCTTTATCTTAATGGAGCATAACTGTGCGATTTCTAATGTTGCCGAGTCTTTCCCCAGCATTTGTGGTCACGAATTAGAAATGTTTGCAGCTGTATTACCAGATTGTACCGTAGAACGCACCCACTGGATTATTGATGGTGAACATCGTTGTGGGTATTTGGTACAAGTTCGTCATTAG
- the sufB gene encoding Fe-S cluster assembly protein SufB, producing MSATVKTLVNQPYKYGFITDIEADTIPRGLDEDVIRLISSKKNEPQFMLDFRLRAYRQWQKMTEPTWPNVKYPPINYQDIIYYSAPKQKKKKLNSLDEVDPTLLETFEKLGISLSEQKRLANVAVDAIFDSVSVATTFKEKLAEDGVIFCSFSEALQEHPELIKKYLGSVVPIADNYFAALNAAVFSDGSFVYIPKGVKCPMELSTYFRINSGDTGQFERTLIVAEEGSYVSYLEGCTAPMYDSNQLHAAVVELVALDNAEIKYSTVQNWYAGDANGKGGIYNFVTKRGLCQGVNSKISWTQVETGSAITWKYPSCVLVGDNSVGEFYSVALTNHMQQADTGSKMIHVGKNTRSTIISKGISAGKSSNSYRGLVKVNPTAKGARNYSQCDSMLIGDNAHANTFPYIQVQNNGAKVEHEASTSKIGEDQLFYFAQRGISSEDAISMMISGFCKDVFNQLPMEFAVEADKLLSLKLEGSVG from the coding sequence ATGAGTGCCACTGTCAAAACCTTAGTCAACCAACCCTACAAGTACGGCTTTATTACAGATATTGAAGCCGACACTATTCCGCGTGGACTAGACGAGGACGTTATCCGCTTGATCTCTTCTAAGAAGAACGAGCCACAGTTCATGCTGGACTTTCGCCTCAGAGCTTATCGCCAGTGGCAAAAAATGACGGAACCAACTTGGCCGAATGTCAAGTATCCGCCAATCAATTATCAGGATATCATTTATTACTCAGCGCCGAAACAGAAGAAAAAAAAGCTGAACAGCTTGGACGAAGTTGATCCAACCCTTTTAGAAACCTTTGAGAAGTTAGGTATTTCCCTATCTGAACAGAAGCGACTGGCAAATGTCGCCGTCGATGCAATTTTCGATAGCGTTTCTGTCGCCACTACATTTAAAGAAAAGCTAGCGGAAGATGGCGTTATTTTCTGCTCGTTTTCGGAAGCGTTACAAGAACACCCAGAATTAATTAAAAAATATTTGGGTAGCGTTGTTCCCATCGCTGACAATTATTTTGCCGCCTTGAACGCTGCCGTATTTAGCGATGGTTCTTTTGTATACATTCCTAAAGGCGTAAAATGCCCAATGGAACTGTCTACCTACTTCCGCATCAACTCTGGTGACACGGGACAATTTGAGCGGACTTTGATTGTCGCCGAAGAAGGTAGTTATGTTTCTTACCTCGAAGGTTGCACCGCACCGATGTATGACAGCAACCAATTGCACGCCGCAGTGGTGGAACTTGTCGCCCTTGACAACGCCGAAATTAAATACTCCACCGTCCAAAACTGGTACGCTGGCGATGCCAACGGTAAAGGCGGTATTTACAACTTTGTCACCAAGCGCGGTTTGTGTCAGGGCGTAAATTCTAAGATTTCCTGGACTCAAGTAGAAACAGGTTCGGCAATTACTTGGAAATATCCTAGCTGTGTTTTGGTGGGTGATAATTCTGTGGGTGAGTTTTACTCGGTGGCGCTGACAAATCACATGCAGCAAGCTGATACGGGTAGTAAGATGATTCACGTTGGGAAGAATACCCGCAGTACAATTATTTCTAAAGGAATCTCCGCAGGTAAATCTAGTAATAGCTATCGGGGTTTGGTGAAAGTTAACCCGACGGCTAAAGGGGCGAGAAATTATTCTCAGTGTGACTCAATGCTGATTGGGGATAATGCCCATGCGAATACTTTCCCTTATATTCAGGTGCAAAATAATGGTGCGAAGGTGGAGCATGAAGCTTCTACTTCTAAGATTGGGGAAGATCAGTTATTTTACTTTGCTCAACGGGGTATTTCTTCGGAAGATGCTATTTCGATGATGATTAGCGGCTTCTGTAAGGATGTTTTCAATCAGCTACCGATGGAGTTTGCTGTGGAAGCTGATAAGTTGTTGAGTTTGAAGTTGGAAGGCAGTGTTGGATAA
- the sufC gene encoding Fe-S cluster assembly ATPase SufC, which translates to MIIENSEVVLSVRNLTANVDGTPILKGVNLDVRSGEIHAIMGPNGSGKSTFSKVLAGHPAYEVTGGEVIFQGQNLLELEPEERARSGVFLAFQYPLEIPGVSNLDFLRVAYNSRRKAQGLEEIDAFDFDDLIEEKLDVVKMNPSFLSRSLNEGFSGGEKKRNEILQMALLEPKLGILDETDSGLDIDALRIVANGVNQLASPDNSTILITHYQRLLDYIVPDFVHVMAQGRIITSGGKELALELESRGYDWVLEEFAAAEVGV; encoded by the coding sequence ATGATTATTGAAAATAGTGAAGTTGTGCTGTCAGTACGGAATCTGACGGCTAATGTTGATGGAACACCGATTTTGAAGGGTGTGAATCTGGATGTGCGATCGGGTGAAATTCATGCGATCATGGGGCCGAATGGTTCTGGTAAGAGTACCTTTTCTAAGGTATTGGCAGGACATCCGGCGTATGAGGTAACTGGCGGTGAAGTGATTTTTCAGGGACAAAATCTCCTGGAATTGGAACCAGAAGAACGCGCTAGAAGCGGTGTATTTTTGGCGTTTCAGTATCCATTAGAAATTCCCGGTGTGAGCAATTTGGATTTCTTGCGAGTGGCGTACAATTCCCGTCGTAAGGCGCAAGGATTAGAGGAAATAGACGCTTTTGATTTTGACGATTTGATTGAGGAAAAGCTGGATGTGGTGAAGATGAATCCCAGTTTCCTCAGTCGGAGTTTGAATGAAGGGTTTTCTGGTGGTGAGAAAAAGCGGAATGAAATTCTGCAAATGGCGCTTCTAGAACCAAAGTTGGGAATTTTGGATGAAACAGATTCGGGTTTGGATATTGACGCGCTCAGAATTGTGGCGAATGGGGTAAATCAACTGGCAAGTCCAGACAATTCGACAATTTTGATTACTCACTATCAGCGATTACTTGATTATATTGTGCCTGATTTTGTGCATGTGATGGCGCAGGGGCGAATTATTACCAGTGGTGGTAAGGAATTAGCGCTGGAATTAGAGTCTCGCGGTTATGACTGGGTGCTGGAAGAATTTGCAGCTGCTGAGGTGGGTGTGTAA
- the sufD gene encoding Fe-S cluster assembly protein SufD, whose amino-acid sequence MSIQVSPSPIPNSNLVSLTSPLLDKDTYLTELLNQVTAPKTEGWLQQLRQSAASWVRHSTIPTTREEEWRFTDLSSLRKLQFNVETVNYASLEFDILPEAANSRLVFVNGVFAPELSAVSDLPDGIVVSNLAGLSAVEQQAVQQYLAQAEGAQEVFTALNTAGITDAAVVWVKKNVVVETPIHLVFISGETLTISQPRCLVVAESGSQVTLVEEYTNREGAKGAKEEVYLTNAVTEVWVGDNAEVSHTRVEWEGAEAFHIGKTAIAQARDSRYTCHAITLGAKLSRHNLEILQTGEQTQTTLNGLTIISGKQLSDTHSAIALNYPHGTSDQLHKCIVGDRAHAVFNGKVFVPKRAQLTNAAQLNRNLLLSSKARVDTKPQLEITADNVKCAHGATVSQLEDDEIFYLQSRGIDENDARKLLINAFAAEVINKIPVPSLREILLNTVNNLKSLTND is encoded by the coding sequence ATGAGTATTCAAGTATCTCCCAGTCCAATACCTAATTCAAATTTAGTCAGTTTGACATCTCCTCTGTTAGATAAAGATACCTATCTAACTGAATTGTTAAATCAGGTAACTGCACCCAAAACAGAGGGGTGGTTGCAGCAATTACGCCAAAGTGCTGCTAGTTGGGTACGCCACTCGACTATTCCCACCACCCGCGAGGAAGAATGGCGATTTACTGATTTGTCGTCTCTGCGAAAGCTTCAATTTAATGTAGAGACGGTAAATTACGCGTCTTTAGAATTTGATATTTTGCCAGAAGCGGCTAATAGTCGTTTGGTTTTTGTTAATGGCGTTTTTGCACCGGAGTTATCCGCAGTTTCAGATTTGCCAGATGGAATTGTGGTAAGTAATTTGGCTGGTTTGTCTGCGGTTGAGCAGCAAGCTGTACAGCAGTATTTAGCTCAAGCTGAGGGAGCGCAGGAGGTTTTTACTGCTCTCAATACGGCTGGGATAACTGATGCAGCTGTGGTGTGGGTGAAGAAGAATGTGGTAGTTGAAACGCCTATTCATCTGGTGTTTATTTCAGGTGAGACGCTGACAATTTCGCAGCCGCGTTGTTTGGTGGTGGCGGAAAGTGGTTCGCAGGTGACTTTGGTTGAGGAGTATACGAACCGCGAAGGCGCGAAGGGCGCGAAGGAAGAAGTTTATTTAACTAACGCGGTTACGGAAGTTTGGGTTGGTGACAATGCTGAGGTGAGCCACACTAGGGTTGAGTGGGAAGGTGCAGAGGCTTTTCATATTGGGAAAACTGCGATCGCACAGGCTCGTGATAGTCGATATACTTGTCATGCCATAACTCTAGGTGCAAAGCTGTCTCGGCACAATTTGGAGATTTTGCAAACTGGTGAGCAGACACAAACGACTCTCAATGGTTTGACGATAATTTCTGGTAAGCAGTTGTCTGATACTCACAGTGCGATCGCACTTAACTATCCTCACGGTACAAGTGACCAATTGCATAAATGTATTGTAGGCGATCGCGCTCATGCGGTGTTCAACGGTAAAGTTTTTGTCCCCAAACGAGCGCAGTTGACAAATGCAGCCCAGTTGAATCGTAATTTGCTGCTATCATCGAAAGCCAGAGTTGATACCAAACCCCAATTGGAAATTACAGCCGATAATGTCAAATGCGCTCACGGTGCTACCGTTAGCCAATTGGAAGATGATGAAATATTCTATCTGCAAAGTCGGGGAATTGATGAAAACGATGCTCGGAAGTTGTTAATTAACGCCTTCGCCGCTGAAGTCATCAACAAAATACCAGTTCCTTCTCTCCGAGAAATCCTGTTAAACACAGTCAATAATCTTAAGTCCCTGACTAACGACTAA
- a CDS encoding cysteine desulfurase: protein MTFTSTKTIADKVRADFPILHQEVNEKPLVYLDNAATSQKPLSVLNTLRDYYERYNANVHRGAHTLSAKATDAYEGARDKVAKFINAASRQEIVYTRNATEAINLVAYSWGMNNLQPGDEIILSVMEHHSNIVPWQLVAQKTGAVLKFVELTPEETFDLEQFKKLISDKTKLVSVVHISNTLGCINPVAEIAAIAHKYGAKFLVDACQSVPHYPIDVQQIDCDWLVASGHKMCAPTGIGFLYGKLELLESMPPFFGGGEMIAEVYLDHSTYAELPHKFEAGTPAIGEAIALGAAIDYLSSIGMDKIHAYEAELTAYLFQQLEQIPQIRIYGPKPNAKGEGRAALASFTAGEVHANDLSTLLDQEGVAIRSGHHCTQPLHRYLGLPATARASLSFYNTRDEIDVFIKALKETLDFFAGFLA from the coding sequence ATGACTTTTACCTCTACCAAAACTATTGCTGATAAAGTTCGCGCTGACTTCCCGATATTGCATCAGGAAGTCAATGAGAAACCCTTGGTTTATCTCGATAATGCTGCGACATCGCAAAAGCCTTTGTCCGTATTAAATACCCTACGGGATTATTACGAGCGATATAATGCTAACGTGCATCGCGGTGCCCATACCCTCAGTGCTAAAGCTACTGATGCTTATGAAGGTGCTAGAGATAAAGTTGCCAAATTCATCAATGCTGCTTCGCGTCAGGAAATCGTCTACACCCGCAACGCAACAGAGGCGATTAACCTAGTAGCCTACAGTTGGGGAATGAACAATTTGCAGCCGGGAGATGAGATTATTCTCTCGGTGATGGAACACCACAGTAATATTGTGCCTTGGCAATTGGTGGCACAAAAAACGGGTGCAGTACTGAAATTTGTAGAATTAACACCAGAAGAAACTTTTGATTTAGAACAGTTTAAAAAGCTGATTTCTGACAAAACAAAATTGGTGTCGGTGGTGCATATTTCCAATACGTTGGGTTGCATTAACCCAGTGGCAGAAATTGCTGCGATCGCTCACAAATACGGTGCTAAATTCTTAGTTGATGCTTGTCAAAGTGTTCCTCACTACCCCATTGACGTGCAGCAGATAGATTGTGACTGGTTGGTAGCATCTGGTCATAAAATGTGTGCGCCAACTGGTATAGGATTTCTGTATGGCAAGTTGGAATTGTTAGAATCAATGCCACCATTTTTTGGTGGTGGTGAGATGATTGCAGAGGTATATTTAGACCATTCCACTTATGCAGAATTACCGCACAAATTTGAAGCTGGTACACCTGCAATTGGAGAAGCGATCGCACTTGGTGCTGCGATAGATTATCTTAGCAGTATCGGCATGGATAAAATCCACGCCTACGAAGCAGAATTAACAGCTTATTTGTTCCAACAATTAGAGCAAATTCCCCAAATTAGAATTTACGGCCCCAAACCAAATGCAAAAGGTGAAGGTAGAGCCGCTCTTGCATCGTTCACAGCCGGAGAAGTTCACGCTAACGACTTATCTACATTATTAGATCAAGAAGGCGTTGCCATCCGTTCTGGACACCACTGTACTCAACCATTACACCGTTACTTAGGTCTTCCTGCAACCGCACGAGCAAGTCTATCTTTCTACAACACCCGCGACGAAATTGATGTTTTCATCAAAGCGCTGAAAGAAACTTTGGACTTTTTTGCGGGTTTCCTTGCTTAA
- a CDS encoding Uma2 family endonuclease — translation MLVKLTLAEQRTVLDNVSWETFEALLRDTGEDRGSRFAYDCGVLEIMTPLFEHENPKIQFDRLIFALAVELKTKIRSAGSTTLKCKPIAKGIEPDNCYYIQTESLIRGKQELDLTTDPAPDLAVEIDITSTSINKFKIYAALGVGELWRYNGEILKFYQLVASEYIEIKSSIAFPLISVSDMNRFIQQSKTMDEIDLVQSFSAWVRGKIA, via the coding sequence ATGCTTGTTAAGTTAACCCTTGCAGAACAAAGAACAGTCTTAGACAACGTTAGCTGGGAAACTTTTGAAGCCTTACTGAGAGATACAGGTGAGGATAGAGGCTCTAGGTTTGCTTACGACTGCGGTGTTTTAGAAATAATGACTCCACTTTTTGAACACGAAAATCCTAAAATTCAGTTTGACCGATTGATATTCGCTTTAGCAGTGGAATTAAAAACTAAAATTAGAAGTGCTGGTTCTACAACATTAAAATGTAAACCAATAGCAAAGGGAATAGAACCTGATAATTGCTATTATATTCAAACTGAGTCACTAATTAGAGGTAAACAAGAATTAGATTTAACAACAGACCCAGCACCAGATTTAGCAGTTGAAATTGATATTACTAGCACTTCTATTAATAAATTTAAGATTTATGCGGCTTTAGGTGTCGGAGAATTGTGGAGATATAATGGTGAAATTTTAAAATTTTATCAATTAGTAGCAAGCGAATATATTGAAATAAAGTCGAGTATTGCTTTTCCTCTAATTTCTGTTAGTGATATGAATAGATTTATCCAGCAAAGTAAAACTATGGATGAAATTGATCTGGTGCAATCCTTCAGCGCTTGGGTGCGTGGAAAGATAGCTTAA
- a CDS encoding Uma2 family endonuclease, with amino-acid sequence MLVKSTVGEQRTVLHNISWETFEALLRDTGEDRGSRFAYDCGVLEIMTPLFEHENTKIQFDRFILVLAEELGIEIRSAGSTTLNRKISKRGIEPDTCYYIQNELAIRGKQTLDLENDPSPDLAIEIDITSSSVNKLGIYSALGVTELWRYDGQNLEFYQLIEGQYVECKFSIAFPIVSVSEISRFIEQSKSMGEITLLKSFRAWVREKIKIE; translated from the coding sequence ATGCTTGTGAAGTCAACGGTTGGTGAACAAAGAACAGTGCTACATAACATTAGCTGGGAAACCTTTGAAGCCTTGTTGAGAGATACAGGTGAGGATAGAGGTTCTCGGTTTGCTTATGACTGCGGTGTTTTAGAAATCATGACTCCACTTTTTGAACATGAAAACACCAAAATTCAATTTGACCGTTTTATTCTAGTTTTAGCCGAAGAATTAGGAATTGAAATTAGAAGTGCTGGTTCAACAACATTGAACCGGAAAATATCAAAGCGGGGAATAGAACCAGATACTTGCTATTATATCCAGAATGAACTAGCTATTAGGGGTAAGCAAACTTTAGATTTAGAAAATGATCCGTCGCCTGATTTAGCAATTGAGATTGACATTACCAGTAGTTCAGTTAACAAATTGGGGATTTATTCAGCGTTGGGTGTAACTGAACTTTGGAGATATGATGGGCAAAATTTAGAATTTTATCAGTTGATAGAAGGGCAATATGTCGAGTGTAAGTTTAGTATTGCCTTCCCTATAGTATCAGTCAGTGAGATAAGCAGATTTATTGAGCAAAGTAAAAGTATGGGGGAAATTACTTTGCTTAAATCATTTCGCGCTTGGGTAAGGGAGAAGATTAAGATAGAGTGA
- a CDS encoding addiction module protein has translation MHPILKVDISELSVSERIQLAEDLWDSILTTPDEVPLSDEQKQELDRRLEMHRQNPNQGSTWQSVKQRLGLTE, from the coding sequence ATGCACCCTATATTAAAAGTCGATATTTCTGAACTAAGTGTATCTGAACGTATACAGCTTGCCGAAGACTTATGGGACAGCATTCTTACTACACCAGATGAAGTTCCTCTCAGCGATGAGCAAAAACAAGAATTAGATAGACGCTTGGAGATGCATCGCCAAAACCCAAACCAAGGTTCAACCTGGCAATCCGTGAAGCAAAGACTAGGTTTAACTGAATGA
- a CDS encoding type II toxin-antitoxin system RelE/ParE family toxin: MSYQLIISPEAELDIQDAFEWYEQRESGVGSEFVRAVDSCLALIGRNPSAYPVVYQQARRLLIRRFPYGVIYVVEENVITIIACYHVKRNPKQWQSRNI, translated from the coding sequence ATGAGCTATCAGTTAATAATTAGTCCAGAAGCAGAACTGGATATTCAAGATGCTTTTGAATGGTATGAGCAACGTGAATCTGGAGTAGGTTCGGAGTTTGTACGCGCAGTTGATAGCTGTTTAGCATTAATCGGACGTAACCCTTCAGCTTATCCCGTGGTATATCAACAAGCGCGGCGATTATTGATACGTAGGTTTCCCTATGGTGTTATTTATGTTGTAGAAGAAAATGTTATCACTATCATTGCTTGTTACCACGTCAAACGTAATCCTAAACAATGGCAGAGCAGGAATATTTGA
- a CDS encoding Imm1 family immunity protein encodes MCSNSQETTPQPSAEDTKANGESPRLLTPEQVRAGTNVIMSYAERQAFLKNSEIGKLLGFDRWPDLPQKSETSLVFKLSAEKWVTNSNQAELVKDPNWIQIEAAICELDGKSKTLVTLKSDDETYMNIGGGKSAKYVVNATLNSKIFDVLVDLSKSDEIETLVVDGEEKNYPAKMCVDLLRCLVAARTFTESGKLDPLLYWEEDKSLVTV; translated from the coding sequence ATGTGTTCAAATTCTCAAGAGACAACGCCGCAGCCTTCAGCAGAAGACACGAAAGCCAATGGGGAATCCCCACGCCTGTTGACTCCTGAGCAAGTCCGGGCTGGAACCAATGTAATTATGAGCTATGCTGAACGACAGGCATTTCTCAAAAATTCTGAGATTGGTAAGTTACTTGGTTTCGATCGCTGGCCAGATTTGCCACAAAAAAGCGAAACCAGTTTAGTATTTAAGCTATCAGCAGAAAAATGGGTTACTAATAGCAATCAAGCTGAATTAGTAAAAGATCCAAATTGGATTCAAATTGAAGCAGCTATCTGCGAGTTAGATGGCAAAAGCAAAACTTTAGTAACCTTGAAATCTGATGATGAGACTTACATGAATATTGGAGGCGGTAAGTCAGCTAAATATGTTGTAAATGCAACTTTGAATAGCAAAATTTTTGATGTTTTAGTTGATTTATCAAAATCTGATGAAATAGAAACATTAGTAGTCGATGGAGAAGAAAAAAATTATCCTGCCAAAATGTGTGTTGATTTGCTGCGCTGTTTAGTAGCTGCTAGAACATTTACTGAATCAGGTAAACTTGATCCATTACTTTATTGGGAAGAAGATAAGTCATTAGTAACAGTGTAA
- a CDS encoding Uma2 family endonuclease: MLNYNPLHCLPSAEDLPDSDDEPVDNQLQHLIPGLLEAILAWLWTSRMDWFFGVDMGIYYDPELQPIVPDGFLSLGVERVFDENLRLSYVLWEEKVMPIMALEVVSHRRRGEYTSKKKLYAEMEILYYVVYNPQRRRKPPLEVYRFVNGEYVLQPGNLVWLSEIGLAIGYERGTYQGITRDWLYWYDKQGVRYLTPEERAIVTEQRATTAEERAQRLAQELRKLGIDPDSLS, encoded by the coding sequence ATGTTAAATTACAACCCATTGCACTGCTTACCCTCCGCCGAGGATCTGCCTGATTCGGACGATGAACCTGTGGATAATCAACTACAACATTTGATTCCTGGATTGCTGGAAGCCATATTAGCTTGGCTGTGGACAAGCCGGATGGATTGGTTTTTTGGCGTTGATATGGGGATATATTACGATCCCGAACTACAGCCGATTGTCCCTGATGGGTTTTTAAGTTTAGGAGTCGAGCGAGTTTTTGATGAGAACTTGCGTTTAAGTTATGTGTTGTGGGAAGAAAAGGTGATGCCGATTATGGCATTAGAAGTTGTTTCTCACAGACGGCGTGGGGAATACACCAGCAAAAAGAAACTTTATGCTGAGATGGAGATTTTGTATTATGTTGTCTACAATCCTCAACGGCGGAGAAAACCACCTTTAGAAGTTTATCGCTTTGTAAATGGTGAATATGTATTGCAGCCAGGAAATCTCGTTTGGTTGTCAGAGATAGGTTTAGCAATTGGTTATGAACGGGGAACCTATCAGGGAATTACGCGGGATTGGTTGTATTGGTATGACAAACAAGGAGTCAGATATTTAACACCAGAAGAACGAGCGATAGTAACCGAACAACGCGCTACCACTGCTGAAGAACGCGCTCAAAGACTGGCGCAAGAATTGCGAAAGTTGGGGATAGATCCAGATTCTTTGAGTTGA
- a CDS encoding CPBP family intramembrane glutamic endopeptidase, which yields MTIKRLVLIFVTLIAVLLAVSALLSSWQKPQFQSRLELYQTNIALQAQAWQSEDSNDDNLQAIREAILGEQPLEAATKQYQEARQSVQANLDKVNNQLTQLRSQPEITPTPPKPLPDVPPTTKTSKQGQQQLEQSFKQLQKLLAELDLRLGILQAQQGQTDTALKTWSELQQRSGINPEFGETAAVLSGLWSNPPRLLQNSQERIQKNLEGWFRSTALVQLYQLQQRQDALSAVKATQQESAAQAVLKLAVIGTIPTLAALSGLILLIFLFAQRLLKGKASLLAQNADIPWSTPWDGETILQVFIVGFFFMGQIFVPSLLLLFPIPRPVGDVRLQAFYVLVSYLLVASGALLVLYFSLKRFFPLPEFWFRFRFQDKWFLWGLGGYCAALPIVVVVSLINQQLWQGQGGSNPLLQLALESQDGVALGIFFSTAAIAAPFFEEILFRGFLLPSLTRYLPVWGSILISSLLFAIAHLSLSEILPLTALGIVLGVVYTRSRNLLAPMLLHSLWNSGTLLSLFVLGSN from the coding sequence ATGACAATCAAGCGGTTGGTTTTAATTTTTGTGACGCTAATAGCAGTTCTGTTGGCAGTTTCGGCTTTACTGAGTAGTTGGCAAAAACCTCAGTTTCAAAGTCGCCTAGAACTATACCAAACCAATATTGCTTTACAAGCTCAAGCTTGGCAATCAGAAGATAGCAACGATGACAATCTTCAGGCGATTCGGGAAGCAATACTTGGTGAGCAACCCCTGGAGGCCGCTACGAAGCAGTATCAGGAGGCGCGTCAATCAGTTCAAGCTAATTTGGACAAAGTTAACAATCAACTTACACAATTACGCTCTCAACCTGAAATAACTCCCACACCTCCAAAACCTCTACCTGATGTTCCTCCCACGACTAAAACCTCTAAACAGGGACAGCAACAGTTAGAGCAGTCTTTTAAGCAATTACAAAAATTACTAGCTGAATTAGACTTGCGGCTGGGAATTTTACAAGCACAGCAAGGACAGACGGATACAGCTCTCAAAACTTGGAGCGAATTACAACAACGTTCAGGTATTAATCCAGAATTTGGAGAAACCGCAGCTGTATTGAGTGGACTGTGGAGCAATCCTCCCCGTCTGCTCCAAAATTCTCAAGAACGAATTCAAAAGAATTTAGAAGGTTGGTTTCGCTCTACTGCTTTGGTTCAGCTATACCAACTTCAGCAACGACAAGATGCTTTATCAGCAGTTAAAGCTACACAACAAGAATCTGCTGCTCAAGCAGTGTTGAAATTAGCGGTTATTGGCACTATTCCTACATTGGCAGCTTTAAGTGGTCTAATATTGCTGATTTTCTTATTTGCTCAACGCTTACTGAAAGGAAAAGCCTCGTTACTAGCTCAAAATGCTGATATCCCTTGGTCAACGCCGTGGGATGGTGAAACGATTTTACAGGTTTTTATCGTCGGCTTTTTCTTCATGGGGCAAATTTTTGTCCCTTCATTGCTATTGCTGTTCCCCATCCCTCGTCCTGTAGGTGATGTGCGACTTCAGGCTTTTTATGTTTTGGTTAGTTACTTATTGGTAGCATCGGGTGCGCTGTTAGTGCTGTATTTTTCTCTTAAGCGCTTTTTTCCACTACCAGAATTTTGGTTTCGCTTCCGTTTTCAAGATAAGTGGTTTTTATGGGGACTGGGAGGCTATTGTGCGGCTTTACCTATAGTTGTGGTGGTATCTTTAATTAATCAACAGCTATGGCAAGGACAGGGTGGTAGTAACCCACTGTTACAACTAGCGCTGGAAAGCCAAGATGGTGTTGCACTTGGCATATTTTTCTCTACAGCAGCGATCGCAGCTCCATTTTTTGAAGAAATTTTATTTCGCGGCTTTTTGTTACCTTCTCTAACTCGCTACTTACCCGTGTGGGGATCGATTCTGATTAGCAGTTTATTGTTTGCGATCGCTCACCTCAGCTTGTCGGAAATTCTTCCCCTCACCGCATTGGGGATCGTTTTAGGGGTAGTTTACACGCGATCGCGAAACCTCCTCGCTCCTATGCTCCTCCACAGTCTCTGGAATAGTGGTACACTATTAAGCTTATTTGTTTTGGGTAGCAATTAG
- a CDS encoding TM2 domain-containing protein, with product MSNLNPSHPTKQLLAGYCGIILGAFGVHKFILGYASEGFIMLVISVVAGSFTYGIALLIMQLVGLIEGMIYLNKSPEGFVNTYFVNKQGWF from the coding sequence ATGTCAAATCTCAACCCCAGTCACCCTACCAAACAACTTCTAGCTGGTTACTGTGGCATTATCCTTGGAGCATTTGGGGTTCATAAGTTTATTCTAGGATACGCTTCGGAAGGCTTTATCATGTTGGTGATTTCCGTAGTTGCGGGTTCTTTCACCTACGGCATTGCCTTGTTAATTATGCAACTTGTAGGTTTAATTGAAGGCATGATCTACTTGAATAAGTCTCCTGAAGGATTTGTAAATACCTACTTTGTGAATAAGCAGGGTTGGTTTTAG